One window of Bos javanicus breed banteng chromosome 1, ARS-OSU_banteng_1.0, whole genome shotgun sequence genomic DNA carries:
- the LOC133251237 gene encoding keratin-associated protein 10-8-like — MAASTLSVCSSDLMYDCPESCCEPPCCAPSCCTPAPRLTLLCAPVSCKSRPCCQPACSSSCLASCCQQSSCQPSCCTSSPCQQACCEPVCCTPVCCRPVCYTPVCCTPVCCRPVCCTPVCCRPVCCTPVCCRPVCCEASPCSAPSSYCRPSSSVSLLCRPVCRPACYVPISSCQPSCCRPASSVSLLCQPTCSRPACCVPVSAPEPCC, encoded by the coding sequence ATGGCAGCCTCCACCCTGTCTGTCTGCTCCAGCGACCTGATGTATGACTGTCCAGAGAGCTGCTGTGAGCCCCCCTGCTGTGCCCCCAGCTGCTGCACCCCAGCCCCCCGCCTGACCCTCCTCTGCGCCCCAGTGAGCTGCAAGTCCCGCCCTTGCTGCCAGCCAGCCTGCAGCAGCTCCTGCCTGGCCTCGTGCTGCCAGCAGTCTAGCTGCCAGCCCTCCTGCTGcacctcctccccctgccagcAGGCCTGCTGTGAGCCCGTCTGCTGCACCCCTGTCTGCTGCAGGCCTGTCTGCTATACACCTGTCTGCTGCACCCCTGTCTGCTGCAGGCCCGTCTGCTGCACCCCTGTCTGCTGCAGGCCGGTCTGCTGCACCCCTGTCTGCTGCAGGCCCGTGTGCTGTGAGGCCTCCCCTTGCTCAGCCCCCTCATCCTACTGCAGACCCTCCTCCTCAGTGTCCCTCCTCTGCCGCCCTGTGTGCCGCCCCGCCTGCTACGTGCCCATTTCCTCCTGCCAGCCAAGCTGCTGCCGCCCGGCCTCCTCTGTGTCCCTCCTCTGCCAGCCTACATGCTCCCGCCCAGCCTGCTGTGTCCCCGTCTCAGCCCCAGAGCCCTGCTGCTGA
- the LOC133251227 gene encoding keratin-associated protein 10-8-like, with translation MASSALSVCSSDLSYSNRVCLPGSCDSCTGSSWQVDDCPESCCEPPCCAPSCCAPAPRLTLLCAPVSSESSPCCQPACSSSCTDLCCQQSSCQPSCCTSSPCQQASCEPICCRPVCCTPVCCRPICCTPLCCRPVCCTPVCCRPVCCTPVCCRPVCCRPSSSVSLLCRPVCRPACFVPTSSCQPSCCRPASSVSLLCRPACSRPACCIPTSAPEPCC, from the exons atggcttcctctgccttgtctgtCTGCTCCAGTGACCTGAGCTACAGCAACCGGGTCTGCCTGCCTGggtcctgtgactcctgcactggcTCCTCCTGGCAGGTGGACGACTGTCCAGAGAGCTGCTGTGAGCCCCCCTGCTGTGCCCCCAGCTGCTGTGCCCCGGCCCCCCGCCTGACCCTCCTCTGTGCCCCAGTGAGCAGCGAGTCCAGCCCCTGCTGCCAGCCAGCCTGCAGCAGCTCCTGCACAGACTTGTGCTGCCAGCAGTCTAGCTGCCAGCCCTCCTGCTGCACCTCCTCCCCTTGCCAGCAGGCCAGCTGTGAGCCCATCTGCTGCAGGCCTGTCTGCTGCACACCTGTCTGCTGCAGGCCCATCTGCTGCACACCTCTCTGCTGCAGGCCTGTCTGCTGCACACCTGTCTGCTGCAGGCCAGTCTGCTGCACACCTGTCTGCTGCAGGCCTGTCTGCTGCAG ACCCTCCTCCTCCGTGTCCCTTCTCTGCCGTCCTGTGTGCCGCCCAGCCTGCTTTGTGCCCACCTCCTCCTGCCAGCCCAGCTGCTGCCGCCCGGCCTCCAGCGTGTCCCTGCTCTGCCGGCCCGCGTGCTCCCGCCCTGCTTGCTGCATCCCAACCTCAGCCCCAGAGCCCTGTTGCTGA